The following coding sequences are from one Bacillota bacterium window:
- a CDS encoding ABC transporter ATP-binding protein — protein MELLRVENLRKIYGKGENEVRALDGVSFSVEKGEFIAIIGPSGSGKSTLLHILGGVDRPTSGKVYMDGQDVYAQNEEQLAIFRRRQVGLIYQFYNLIPVLNVAENITLPVLMDGRKVNEERFNELISTLGLNGRENYLPNQLSGGQQQRVSIGRALMNAPAVVLADEPTGNLDSKNSQEIVELLKLSNQKYNQTLIVITHDENIALQAKRIIAIEDGRITHDEVMKR, from the coding sequence ATGGAATTGTTAAGGGTTGAAAACTTAAGAAAAATATATGGTAAAGGTGAAAACGAAGTCAGAGCTTTGGACGGTGTATCCTTTAGCGTGGAGAAAGGCGAATTCATTGCAATTATCGGCCCGTCAGGTTCGGGCAAATCTACCCTTTTGCATATTCTCGGCGGCGTGGACAGGCCAACTTCCGGGAAGGTGTACATGGACGGACAGGATGTGTATGCGCAAAACGAGGAACAGCTTGCTATTTTCCGCCGCAGACAGGTTGGACTTATCTATCAGTTCTATAATCTCATACCTGTCCTCAATGTTGCCGAGAATATCACTTTGCCTGTACTGATGGATGGCAGAAAGGTAAATGAGGAGCGTTTTAACGAGCTAATCTCCACCCTCGGGCTAAACGGCAGGGAAAATTACCTCCCCAATCAGTTATCCGGCGGCCAGCAGCAGCGTGTGTCTATCGGCAGAGCGTTGATGAACGCGCCGGCAGTGGTGCTTGCGGACGAGCCTACCGGAAACCTTGATTCCAAAAACAGTCAGGAAATAGTTGAGCTTTTGAAGCTTTCTAATCAGAAGTACAATCAGACGCTGATTGTTATCACCCATGATGAAAACATTGCTTTGCAAGCAAAGCGCATCATAGCTATCGAAGATGGCAGGATCACCCATGACGAGGTGATGAAGAGATGA
- a CDS encoding response regulator transcription factor, whose amino-acid sequence MTRILLVEDDKSIIDNLTVFLKKEGFDVDAVTGQKAALDKLNSTSYDLILLDISLKDGNGFSVCSAVKADFNIPVIFLTASDDEYSVVAGFDLGADDYISKPFRPRELISRIKNVLRRSNKLGTTIEYKGITIDTEKGVAMKHGRDLFLSALEYRLLLVFFNNKGAVLSRNKLLGEIWNIAGEFVNDNTLTVYIKRLRDKIEDDPQNPVIIRTVRGLGYKVGD is encoded by the coding sequence ATGACCAGGATATTACTTGTTGAAGATGATAAAAGCATTATTGACAACTTGACCGTATTTCTCAAAAAGGAGGGCTTTGACGTGGATGCAGTCACAGGACAGAAGGCTGCCCTGGACAAACTAAATAGCACTTCATACGACCTGATACTGCTGGATATATCCCTGAAAGATGGCAATGGTTTTTCCGTATGCTCTGCGGTAAAAGCCGATTTCAACATTCCGGTTATATTCCTCACAGCCTCCGATGATGAGTATAGCGTAGTTGCCGGTTTTGATCTCGGTGCCGACGATTATATCAGTAAGCCGTTCAGACCGAGAGAATTGATTTCCCGTATCAAAAATGTATTGCGCCGTAGCAATAAGCTTGGTACAACCATTGAGTATAAAGGCATAACGATAGATACAGAAAAAGGTGTTGCAATGAAGCATGGCAGGGACTTATTCCTTTCTGCCCTTGAGTACCGCCTGCTTTTAGTGTTTTTTAACAACAAGGGTGCTGTACTGTCAAGGAACAAGCTCCTTGGAGAAATATGGAATATTGCAGGAGAGTTCGTGAATGATAATACTCTCACCGTTTACATCAAAAGACTTCGTGATAAAATTGAGGATGATCCGCAGAATCCCGTCATCATCCGTACAGTCCGCGGTCTTGGCTACAAGGTTGGTGACTAG
- a CDS encoding HAMP domain-containing histidine kinase, which produces MGFFRNPEIRKSAWLWFLLNLVIITVAAIIDIKYGILAIIFCGVFDFAHFISTYRRYRHIAELSREIDKILHNSSKFDLNRFSEGELAILHSEIYKMTVRLREQADALKKDKTYLADSIADISHQIRTPLTSINLIANFLADEELPDERRLSLVKDLLHLLSHIDWLISTLLKISKLDAGTVEFAKDRVQISELIRKAVKPLAIPMELRNQQLVVKAEGNEHFEGDLAWTAEAIENILKNCMEHTPNGGTLTIEAKETPIYTELVITDTGTGIAPEDLPHLFERFYKGKNSSDSSVGIGLALSRMIIAAQNGTIKAENRKNGGASFTVRFYKCTV; this is translated from the coding sequence ATGGGCTTCTTCCGCAACCCCGAAATTCGAAAGAGCGCATGGCTGTGGTTCCTGCTGAATCTTGTTATAATAACTGTTGCTGCAATCATAGACATAAAATACGGAATACTCGCCATCATTTTCTGCGGAGTATTTGATTTTGCCCATTTTATCTCTACGTACAGGCGATACAGGCACATCGCAGAGTTGAGCCGCGAGATTGATAAAATACTGCATAACAGCAGTAAATTCGATTTGAACCGTTTTTCCGAGGGCGAGCTTGCCATCCTGCACAGCGAAATCTATAAGATGACTGTACGACTCCGTGAACAGGCAGATGCACTTAAAAAAGATAAAACCTATCTTGCCGATTCCATTGCGGATATTTCGCACCAGATCCGCACGCCTCTTACATCCATCAATCTGATTGCTAATTTTTTGGCCGATGAAGAATTGCCTGATGAACGTCGTCTTTCACTGGTTAAAGATTTGCTTCATCTTCTTTCTCATATAGATTGGTTGATTTCGACTTTGCTGAAAATATCAAAGCTTGATGCCGGAACAGTTGAGTTTGCTAAAGACAGGGTGCAAATATCCGAGCTTATCCGAAAGGCAGTAAAACCGCTTGCCATACCAATGGAACTGCGCAATCAGCAGTTAGTGGTTAAGGCAGAGGGCAATGAGCATTTTGAGGGTGATCTTGCATGGACAGCAGAGGCAATTGAAAATATCCTCAAAAACTGTATGGAACATACGCCCAATGGCGGCACACTTACTATAGAAGCCAAAGAAACACCAATTTATACCGAACTTGTCATTACCGACACGGGAACAGGTATCGCGCCGGAGGATCTGCCTCACCTTTTCGAAAGGTTTTATAAGGGCAAAAACTCAAGCGACAGCAGCGTCGGCATCGGCCTTGCGCTGTCACGGATGATTATTGCCGCCCAAAACGGAACAATCAAAGCCGAAAACCGCAAAAACGGCGGCGCATCGTTTACTGTGCGTTTTTATAAATGTACGGTTTAG